In a single window of the Raphanus sativus cultivar WK10039 chromosome 9, ASM80110v3, whole genome shotgun sequence genome:
- the LOC130499768 gene encoding structural maintenance of chromosomes protein 4-like isoform X1, translating to MIVGDGYLERRMLEMNRKRLTMITLRGDAELELVDSLDPFSEGVVFSVRPPKKSWKNIANLSGGEKTLSSLALVFALHHYKPTPLYVMDEIDAALDFKNVSIVGHYVKDRTKDAQFIIISLRNNMFELADRLVGIYKTDNCTESITINPGSFAVSQKTSA from the exons ATG ATTGTGGGAGATGGATATCTCGAGAGACGAATGCTAGAAATGAACAGGAAGAGATTAACG ATGATCACTTTAAGAGGTGATGCAGAGCTCGAGCTTGTGGACTCGCTGGACCCTTTCTCAGAAGGTGTGGTGTTCAGTGTGAGACCTCCTAAGAAGAGCTGGAAGAACATTGCAAACTTGTCCGGTGGTGAAAAG ACACTTAGCTCACTCGCACTAGTCTTTGCACTCCATCACTACAAGCCTACACCACTATACGTCATGGACGAAATCGACGCCGCTCTTG ATTTCAAGAATGTATCAATCGTTGGACACTATGTGAAGGACCGTACTAAAGATGCTCAGTTCATTATCATCAG TCTGAGGAACAACATGTTTGAGCTAGCAGATAGATTGGTGGGAATATACAAAACAGATAACTGCACAGAGAGCATTACTATCAACCCTGGAAGCTTTGCAGTTTCTCAGAAAACGTCTGCTTAA
- the LOC130499768 gene encoding structural maintenance of chromosomes protein 4-like isoform X3: MMITLRGDAELELVDSLDPFSEGVVFSVRPPKKSWKNIANLSGGEKTLSSLALVFALHHYKPTPLYVMDEIDAALDFKNVSIVGHYVKDRTKDAQFIIISLRNNMFELADRLVGIYKTDNCTESITINPGSFAVSQKTSA; encoded by the exons ATG ATGATCACTTTAAGAGGTGATGCAGAGCTCGAGCTTGTGGACTCGCTGGACCCTTTCTCAGAAGGTGTGGTGTTCAGTGTGAGACCTCCTAAGAAGAGCTGGAAGAACATTGCAAACTTGTCCGGTGGTGAAAAG ACACTTAGCTCACTCGCACTAGTCTTTGCACTCCATCACTACAAGCCTACACCACTATACGTCATGGACGAAATCGACGCCGCTCTTG ATTTCAAGAATGTATCAATCGTTGGACACTATGTGAAGGACCGTACTAAAGATGCTCAGTTCATTATCATCAG TCTGAGGAACAACATGTTTGAGCTAGCAGATAGATTGGTGGGAATATACAAAACAGATAACTGCACAGAGAGCATTACTATCAACCCTGGAAGCTTTGCAGTTTCTCAGAAAACGTCTGCTTAA
- the LOC130499768 gene encoding structural maintenance of chromosomes protein 4-like isoform X2 — MLEMNRKRLTMITLRGDAELELVDSLDPFSEGVVFSVRPPKKSWKNIANLSGGEKTLSSLALVFALHHYKPTPLYVMDEIDAALDFKNVSIVGHYVKDRTKDAQFIIISLRNNMFELADRLVGIYKTDNCTESITINPGSFAVSQKTSA, encoded by the exons ATGCTAGAAATGAACAGGAAGAGATTAACG ATGATCACTTTAAGAGGTGATGCAGAGCTCGAGCTTGTGGACTCGCTGGACCCTTTCTCAGAAGGTGTGGTGTTCAGTGTGAGACCTCCTAAGAAGAGCTGGAAGAACATTGCAAACTTGTCCGGTGGTGAAAAG ACACTTAGCTCACTCGCACTAGTCTTTGCACTCCATCACTACAAGCCTACACCACTATACGTCATGGACGAAATCGACGCCGCTCTTG ATTTCAAGAATGTATCAATCGTTGGACACTATGTGAAGGACCGTACTAAAGATGCTCAGTTCATTATCATCAG TCTGAGGAACAACATGTTTGAGCTAGCAGATAGATTGGTGGGAATATACAAAACAGATAACTGCACAGAGAGCATTACTATCAACCCTGGAAGCTTTGCAGTTTCTCAGAAAACGTCTGCTTAA
- the LOC130499768 gene encoding structural maintenance of chromosomes protein 4-like isoform X4, translated as MITLRGDAELELVDSLDPFSEGVVFSVRPPKKSWKNIANLSGGEKTLSSLALVFALHHYKPTPLYVMDEIDAALDFKNVSIVGHYVKDRTKDAQFIIISLRNNMFELADRLVGIYKTDNCTESITINPGSFAVSQKTSA; from the exons ATGATCACTTTAAGAGGTGATGCAGAGCTCGAGCTTGTGGACTCGCTGGACCCTTTCTCAGAAGGTGTGGTGTTCAGTGTGAGACCTCCTAAGAAGAGCTGGAAGAACATTGCAAACTTGTCCGGTGGTGAAAAG ACACTTAGCTCACTCGCACTAGTCTTTGCACTCCATCACTACAAGCCTACACCACTATACGTCATGGACGAAATCGACGCCGCTCTTG ATTTCAAGAATGTATCAATCGTTGGACACTATGTGAAGGACCGTACTAAAGATGCTCAGTTCATTATCATCAG TCTGAGGAACAACATGTTTGAGCTAGCAGATAGATTGGTGGGAATATACAAAACAGATAACTGCACAGAGAGCATTACTATCAACCCTGGAAGCTTTGCAGTTTCTCAGAAAACGTCTGCTTAA